The following are from one region of the Cinclus cinclus chromosome 7, bCinCin1.1, whole genome shotgun sequence genome:
- the PLEKHA1 gene encoding pleckstrin homology domain-containing family A member 1 isoform X7 has protein sequence MPYVDRQNRICGFLDIEENENSGKFLRRYFILDTREDSLVWYMDNPQNLPSGSPPVGVIKLTYISKVSDATKLRPKAEFCFVMNAGMRKYFLQANDQQDLVEWVNVLNKATKITVPKQSDPLCQMDNANRQAESPGGKKQVSYRTEIVGGVPIITPTQKEEVSEGSEGADRNYLKRSQSHLPYFAAKHPPDNAIIKAGYCVKQGAVMKNWKRRYFQLDENTIGYFKSELEKEPLRVIPLKEVHKVQECKQSDIMMRDNLFEIVTTSRTFYVQADSPEDMHSWIKAISGAIVAQRGPGRSAASMRQARRLSNPCIQRSIPSLLPTPAMLSVLPAQSQAAHIPQPLTAALWSQPLTPNPLPWRSEDFTSLLPRPSQGATRSRLSLQENQLPK, from the exons ATGCCTTATGTAGATCGCCAGAATCGCATCTGTGGTTTCCTAGACATTGAGGAAAATGAGAACAGTGGGAAATTCCTGCGGAGGTACTTCATCCTGGACACGCGGGAGGACAGCCTGGTGTGGTACATGGATAACCCACAG AATCTTCCCTCTGGATCTCCACCTGTTGGGGTCATTAAACTTACCTATATTTCAAAG GTTAGCGATGCAACTAAGCTGAGGCCAAAGGCAGAGTTCTGTTTTG TTATGAATGCAGGGATGAGAAAATACTTTCTACAAGCCAATGATCAGCAGGACCTAGTTGAATGGGTAAATGTTCTGAACAAAGCTACCAAAATCACA GTACCAAAGCAGTCTGATCCTCTCTGCCAAATGGATAATGCAAATCGTCAAGCTGAAAGCCCAGGTGGAAAGAAGCAAGTCTCTTACAGGACAGAAATTGTTGGTGGTGTTCCCATCATTACACCCACCCAG AAAGAAGAAGTCAGTGAGGGCAGTGAAGGGGCTGACAGGAATTATTTGAAGCGGTCACAAAGTCACCTTCCTTATTTTGCTGCTAAGCACCCCCCAGATAATGCCATTATCAAAGCTGGTTACTGTGTCAAACAAGGAGCAGTG ATGAAGAACTGGAAGAGAAGATACTTTCAACTAGATGAAAACACAATAGGATATTTCAAGTCTGAACTG gaGAAGGAACCTCTCAGGGTTATACCACTTAAGGAGGTCCATAAAGTTCAGGAGTGCAAACAGAG TGATATAATGATGAGAGACAATCTCTTTGAAATTGTAACAACTTCTCGAACCTTTTATGTGCAg GCAGACAGCCCCGAGGACATGCACAGCTGGATCAAGGCCATTTCTGGGGCCATCGTAGCACAGCGGGGACCCGGGAGATCGGCGGCTTCC ATGCGGCAGGCCAGAAGGCTGTCGAATCCTTGTATACAGAG GAGCATCCCGAGTCTTCTTCCGACCCCGGCCATGCTGTCCGTGCTGCCGGCGCAGTCGCAGGCAGCTCACATTCCACAGCCCCTCACGGCAGCCCTCTGgtcccagcccctcaccccaaaccccctgccTTGGAGAAGCGAGGATTTCACGAGTCTTTTACCAAGGCCAAGCCAAGGAGCTACAAGATCCAGGCTGTCGCTCCAAGAGAATCAACTTCCAAAGTGA
- the PLEKHA1 gene encoding pleckstrin homology domain-containing family A member 1 isoform X5, which produces MPYVDRQNRICGFLDIEENENSGKFLRRYFILDTREDSLVWYMDNPQNLPSGSPPVGVIKLTYISKVSDATKLRPKAEFCFVMNAGMRKYFLQANDQQDLVEWVNVLNKATKITVPKQSDPLCQMDNANRQAESPGGKKQVSYRTEIVGGVPIITPTQKEEVSEGSEGADRNYLKRSQSHLPYFAAKHPPDNAIIKAGYCVKQGAVMKNWKRRYFQLDENTIGYFKSELEKEPLRVIPLKEVHKVQECKQSDIMMRDNLFEIVTTSRTFYVQADSPEDMHSWIKAISGAIVAQRGPGRSAASMRQARRLSNPCIQRYTSRTGECSTSIPSLLPTPAMLSVLPAQSQAAHIPQPLTAALWSQPLTPNPLPWRSEDFTSLLPRPSQGATRSRLSLQENQLPK; this is translated from the exons ATGCCTTATGTAGATCGCCAGAATCGCATCTGTGGTTTCCTAGACATTGAGGAAAATGAGAACAGTGGGAAATTCCTGCGGAGGTACTTCATCCTGGACACGCGGGAGGACAGCCTGGTGTGGTACATGGATAACCCACAG AATCTTCCCTCTGGATCTCCACCTGTTGGGGTCATTAAACTTACCTATATTTCAAAG GTTAGCGATGCAACTAAGCTGAGGCCAAAGGCAGAGTTCTGTTTTG TTATGAATGCAGGGATGAGAAAATACTTTCTACAAGCCAATGATCAGCAGGACCTAGTTGAATGGGTAAATGTTCTGAACAAAGCTACCAAAATCACA GTACCAAAGCAGTCTGATCCTCTCTGCCAAATGGATAATGCAAATCGTCAAGCTGAAAGCCCAGGTGGAAAGAAGCAAGTCTCTTACAGGACAGAAATTGTTGGTGGTGTTCCCATCATTACACCCACCCAG AAAGAAGAAGTCAGTGAGGGCAGTGAAGGGGCTGACAGGAATTATTTGAAGCGGTCACAAAGTCACCTTCCTTATTTTGCTGCTAAGCACCCCCCAGATAATGCCATTATCAAAGCTGGTTACTGTGTCAAACAAGGAGCAGTG ATGAAGAACTGGAAGAGAAGATACTTTCAACTAGATGAAAACACAATAGGATATTTCAAGTCTGAACTG gaGAAGGAACCTCTCAGGGTTATACCACTTAAGGAGGTCCATAAAGTTCAGGAGTGCAAACAGAG TGATATAATGATGAGAGACAATCTCTTTGAAATTGTAACAACTTCTCGAACCTTTTATGTGCAg GCAGACAGCCCCGAGGACATGCACAGCTGGATCAAGGCCATTTCTGGGGCCATCGTAGCACAGCGGGGACCCGGGAGATCGGCGGCTTCC ATGCGGCAGGCCAGAAGGCTGTCGAATCCTTGTATACAGAGGTATACATCAAGAACTGGTGAATGCAGCAC GAGCATCCCGAGTCTTCTTCCGACCCCGGCCATGCTGTCCGTGCTGCCGGCGCAGTCGCAGGCAGCTCACATTCCACAGCCCCTCACGGCAGCCCTCTGgtcccagcccctcaccccaaaccccctgccTTGGAGAAGCGAGGATTTCACGAGTCTTTTACCAAGGCCAAGCCAAGGAGCTACAAGATCCAGGCTGTCGCTCCAAGAGAATCAACTTCCAAAGTGA
- the PLEKHA1 gene encoding pleckstrin homology domain-containing family A member 1 isoform X4, protein MPYVDRQNRICGFLDIEENENSGKFLRRYFILDTREDSLVWYMDNPQNLPSGSPPVGVIKLTYISKVSDATKLRPKAEFCFVMNAGMRKYFLQANDQQDLVEWVNVLNKATKITVPKQSDPLCQMDNANRQAESPGGKKQVSYRTEIVGGVPIITPTQKEEVSEGSEGADRNYLKRSQSHLPYFAAKHPPDNAIIKAGYCVKQGAVMKNWKRRYFQLDENTIGYFKSELEKEPLRVIPLKEVHKVQECKQSDIMMRDNLFEIVTTSRTFYVQADSPEDMHSWIKAISGAIVAQRGPGRSAASLCTVFQMRQARRLSNPCIQRSIPSLLPTPAMLSVLPAQSQAAHIPQPLTAALWSQPLTPNPLPWRSEDFTSLLPRPSQGATRSRLSLQENQLPK, encoded by the exons ATGCCTTATGTAGATCGCCAGAATCGCATCTGTGGTTTCCTAGACATTGAGGAAAATGAGAACAGTGGGAAATTCCTGCGGAGGTACTTCATCCTGGACACGCGGGAGGACAGCCTGGTGTGGTACATGGATAACCCACAG AATCTTCCCTCTGGATCTCCACCTGTTGGGGTCATTAAACTTACCTATATTTCAAAG GTTAGCGATGCAACTAAGCTGAGGCCAAAGGCAGAGTTCTGTTTTG TTATGAATGCAGGGATGAGAAAATACTTTCTACAAGCCAATGATCAGCAGGACCTAGTTGAATGGGTAAATGTTCTGAACAAAGCTACCAAAATCACA GTACCAAAGCAGTCTGATCCTCTCTGCCAAATGGATAATGCAAATCGTCAAGCTGAAAGCCCAGGTGGAAAGAAGCAAGTCTCTTACAGGACAGAAATTGTTGGTGGTGTTCCCATCATTACACCCACCCAG AAAGAAGAAGTCAGTGAGGGCAGTGAAGGGGCTGACAGGAATTATTTGAAGCGGTCACAAAGTCACCTTCCTTATTTTGCTGCTAAGCACCCCCCAGATAATGCCATTATCAAAGCTGGTTACTGTGTCAAACAAGGAGCAGTG ATGAAGAACTGGAAGAGAAGATACTTTCAACTAGATGAAAACACAATAGGATATTTCAAGTCTGAACTG gaGAAGGAACCTCTCAGGGTTATACCACTTAAGGAGGTCCATAAAGTTCAGGAGTGCAAACAGAG TGATATAATGATGAGAGACAATCTCTTTGAAATTGTAACAACTTCTCGAACCTTTTATGTGCAg GCAGACAGCCCCGAGGACATGCACAGCTGGATCAAGGCCATTTCTGGGGCCATCGTAGCACAGCGGGGACCCGGGAGATCGGCGGCTTCC CTTTGCACTGTGTTCCAGATGCGGCAGGCCAGAAGGCTGTCGAATCCTTGTATACAGAG GAGCATCCCGAGTCTTCTTCCGACCCCGGCCATGCTGTCCGTGCTGCCGGCGCAGTCGCAGGCAGCTCACATTCCACAGCCCCTCACGGCAGCCCTCTGgtcccagcccctcaccccaaaccccctgccTTGGAGAAGCGAGGATTTCACGAGTCTTTTACCAAGGCCAAGCCAAGGAGCTACAAGATCCAGGCTGTCGCTCCAAGAGAATCAACTTCCAAAGTGA